One window from the genome of Streptomyces sp. NBC_01476 encodes:
- the dgoD gene encoding galactonate dehydratase, protein MKIVRIETFLVPPRWLFCRIETDDGVVGWGEPVVEGRAEVVRAAVEVLSEHLIGQDPLRIQDHWQVLTKAGFYRGGPVLSSAVAGLDHALWDIAGKAYGAPVHALLGGPVRDAVRVYAWVGGDEPARLTEEIAAQIEAGFTAVKMNAAGRTDPLTSPAGTAAVVDRVAAAREVLGQDRDVAVDFHGRFSPAGARRVLHAIAPLHPLFVEEPLLPEYGHLTASLAASTPVPLATGERLYGRAEFLPVLSAGIAVAQPDLSHAGGITEVTRIAALAETFGAQLAPHCPLGPISLAASLQVAFCTPNFLIQEQSLGIHYNKEADLLSYLVDTEPFRFVDGHARRTALPGLGITVDEAAVRAADRAGHAWRNPVWRHPDGSFAEW, encoded by the coding sequence GTGAAGATCGTCCGCATCGAGACCTTCCTCGTACCGCCCCGCTGGCTCTTCTGCCGGATCGAGACCGACGACGGGGTCGTCGGCTGGGGCGAACCGGTGGTGGAGGGCCGGGCCGAAGTGGTCCGCGCCGCCGTCGAGGTCCTTTCCGAACACCTCATCGGCCAGGACCCGTTGCGGATCCAGGACCACTGGCAGGTGCTCACCAAGGCCGGCTTCTACCGCGGCGGCCCGGTGCTCTCCAGTGCGGTGGCCGGCCTCGACCACGCCCTGTGGGACATCGCGGGCAAGGCGTACGGCGCCCCCGTGCACGCCCTGCTCGGCGGCCCGGTCCGCGACGCGGTACGGGTCTACGCCTGGGTCGGCGGCGACGAACCGGCCCGGCTCACCGAGGAGATAGCCGCCCAGATCGAGGCCGGCTTCACCGCGGTCAAGATGAACGCGGCCGGCCGCACCGACCCGCTCACCTCACCGGCCGGCACCGCCGCCGTGGTGGACCGGGTGGCCGCGGCCCGCGAGGTGCTGGGCCAGGACCGCGATGTCGCGGTCGACTTCCACGGCCGGTTCAGCCCGGCCGGCGCCCGGCGGGTGCTGCACGCGATAGCCCCGCTGCACCCGCTGTTCGTGGAGGAGCCGCTGCTGCCCGAGTACGGCCATCTGACCGCGTCGCTCGCCGCGTCCACCCCGGTGCCGCTGGCCACCGGCGAACGGCTCTACGGGCGGGCCGAGTTCCTGCCGGTGCTCAGCGCCGGCATCGCCGTCGCCCAGCCGGACCTGTCGCACGCCGGCGGCATCACCGAGGTGACCCGGATCGCCGCACTCGCCGAGACCTTCGGCGCGCAACTGGCCCCGCACTGCCCGCTGGGACCGATATCGCTCGCCGCGAGCCTCCAAGTCGCCTTCTGCACACCGAACTTCCTCATCCAGGAGCAGAGCCTCGGCATCCACTACAACAAGGAGGCCGACCTGCTGTCCTACCTGGTCGACACCGAACCCTTCCGGTTCGTCGACGGCCACGCCCGCCGCACCGCGCTGCCCGGCCTCGGCATCACGGTCGACGAGGCCGCGGTCCGTGCCGCCGACCGCGCCGGGCACGCCTGGCGCAACCCGGTGTGGCGGCACCCCGACGGGTCGTTCGCCGAATGGTGA
- a CDS encoding FadR/GntR family transcriptional regulator, translating into MTPYARRGVHGQTVETLARRVLSGEIAEGATLDLVALQSELDVSLTALRESLKVLAAKGMVDARQKRGTFVRPRADWNLLDADVLRWQFAGGTGAGADLALLRNLGEVRGIIEPAAIRLAALRRTDTDLTALDAALTAMGEQDGGPAHAVEADLAFHRALLAATHNELLERMEMVIESGLAHRDEIVHSSPHGEDPVPSHRAVLDAVRDQDPDAAEAAMRALLEQAVRDLDLVHGTDATVEGAR; encoded by the coding sequence ATGACGCCATACGCGCGCCGCGGAGTGCACGGCCAGACCGTGGAGACCCTCGCGCGCCGGGTGCTCAGCGGTGAGATCGCCGAGGGCGCGACCCTCGACCTCGTAGCGCTGCAGAGCGAGTTGGACGTCAGTCTGACCGCGCTGCGCGAATCGCTGAAGGTGCTGGCGGCCAAGGGCATGGTGGACGCGCGGCAGAAACGCGGCACCTTCGTACGGCCCCGTGCCGACTGGAACCTGCTCGACGCCGACGTACTGCGCTGGCAGTTCGCCGGCGGCACCGGAGCGGGCGCCGACCTCGCGCTGCTGCGCAACCTCGGGGAGGTCCGCGGCATCATCGAGCCGGCCGCGATCCGGCTGGCCGCGCTGCGCCGCACCGACACCGACCTGACCGCCCTCGACGCGGCGCTCACCGCGATGGGCGAGCAGGACGGCGGGCCCGCGCACGCCGTCGAGGCGGACCTCGCCTTCCACCGCGCCCTGCTCGCCGCCACCCACAACGAACTGCTGGAACGGATGGAGATGGTGATCGAGTCCGGCCTCGCCCACCGCGACGAGATCGTGCACAGCTCACCGCACGGGGAGGACCCGGTACCGAGCCACCGCGCCGTGCTCGACGCGGTCCGCGACCAGGACCCGGACGCCGCGGAGGCCGCCATGCGGGCCCTGCTGGAGCAGGCCGTGCGCGACCTCGACCTGGTCCACGGCACCGACGCCACGGTGGAGGGCGCCCGGTGA
- a CDS encoding SDR family NAD(P)-dependent oxidoreductase → MNVTAARFTGRVAVVTGAASGIGAATAQRLAAEGAAVVLADVAEQSGEAVAAGIRAGGGRAAFVTADVSSPQAWDRVAAAAHTFGPVGVLVSNAYTVDVTPAGEMTLASWERQLAVNLTGGFLGFKTLLPDLRANEGAVVLTSSVHAHKGIPGHPAYAASKGALLSLSGQLAVEYGPEVRVNAVLPGPILTAAWDRVPQEDRDKSVAETAAGRFGRPDEAAAAIAFLASPEASYITGSSLLVDGGWSVVKASA, encoded by the coding sequence ATGAACGTCACCGCAGCCCGATTCACCGGACGGGTGGCAGTCGTCACCGGCGCCGCCTCCGGGATCGGCGCCGCCACCGCGCAGCGTCTGGCGGCCGAGGGCGCGGCCGTGGTCCTGGCCGACGTCGCCGAGCAGAGCGGGGAAGCGGTCGCGGCCGGCATCCGGGCCGGCGGCGGCCGGGCCGCCTTCGTCACCGCTGACGTCTCCTCACCGCAGGCGTGGGACCGGGTCGCCGCGGCGGCGCACACCTTCGGCCCGGTCGGCGTGCTGGTCAGCAACGCGTACACGGTGGACGTCACACCGGCCGGTGAGATGACCCTCGCCTCCTGGGAGCGGCAGCTGGCGGTCAACCTCACCGGCGGCTTCCTCGGCTTCAAGACGCTCCTGCCCGACCTGCGCGCCAACGAAGGCGCGGTCGTGCTGACCTCCTCGGTCCACGCCCACAAGGGCATCCCCGGCCACCCCGCCTACGCCGCCTCCAAGGGCGCCCTGCTCTCGCTCTCCGGGCAGCTCGCGGTCGAGTACGGGCCCGAGGTCCGGGTCAACGCCGTCCTGCCGGGGCCGATCCTCACCGCGGCCTGGGACCGGGTGCCGCAGGAGGACCGGGACAAGTCCGTGGCCGAGACCGCGGCCGGCCGCTTCGGCAGACCCGACGAGGCAGCCGCCGCCATCGCCTTCCTGGCATCCCCCGAAGCGTCGTACATCACCGGATCGAGCCTGCTGGTGGACGGCGGCTGGAGCGTCGTCAAGGCATCCGCCTGA
- a CDS encoding alpha-galactosidase: MTIAPQEFPAGPWLLRTEHTVYAVRLADGGRWAELAAWGPHGAETGPPVLPATRRTHFITPADAAPAEYLPYGLRPFTGADLTVRRPGGERGLWWTFTGAGGDEDRTLRLEFTDEPTGLRVALHYAAVPGTDVILRWAEFTNLGAEELHLENLDSAAVNVPVRAGARLTYLAGQWAQEFQRHQLDLVRGRFEMASTQGTPGHAYAPWLAVQDAAETDGPAYGLALEWSGNWHITTDAEPGGAVRIRAGRVPHEGAVLLRPGGALTTPRLACAFSPGGLDGLSRVWHRYERQLAGDRLHRTRKVLYNSWEATGFDVQAGAQLELARIAAGMGVELFVVDDGWFTGRLDEKGGLGDWQPDPAAFPAGFDDFIAQVRATGMDFGLWVEPEAVSPASRLYAEHPDWVYRTEGRTATLVREQLLLDLGRPDVQDFVIGTLDTLLGGHDISYLKWDMNRPPTERGRPGAGPAGEQDLDAAHVAGYLRVLDHLRARHPQVTVEGCAGGGARIEHATLARTDVVWPSDNTAPLDRLAIQYGYLHAHAPHTMSSWVTDAPGVFDPRPRSLAFRFVLAAAGVLGIGADLRHWSAGQRAEAAAWVARYKHLREVIHHGQARLLGAPTDATCGVQYDAPGGGRTVVAAWSTGRLDGAPLVPGRPARLRLRGLDPAARYRDTATGTEYSGAHLLHYGLPLAWTATYDADLIELLDPTGR, translated from the coding sequence GTGACCATCGCCCCACAGGAGTTCCCGGCCGGCCCGTGGCTGCTGCGCACCGAGCACACCGTGTACGCGGTACGGCTCGCGGACGGCGGCCGGTGGGCGGAACTCGCCGCCTGGGGACCGCACGGCGCCGAGACCGGGCCGCCGGTGCTGCCCGCCACCCGGCGCACCCACTTCATCACCCCCGCCGACGCGGCACCCGCCGAGTACCTCCCCTACGGGCTGCGGCCGTTCACCGGCGCCGACCTCACCGTCCGCCGGCCCGGCGGCGAGCGCGGCCTGTGGTGGACCTTCACCGGCGCCGGCGGTGACGAAGACCGCACGCTGCGGCTGGAGTTCACCGACGAGCCGACCGGACTGCGGGTGGCGCTCCACTACGCGGCTGTGCCCGGCACCGATGTGATCCTGCGCTGGGCCGAGTTCACCAACCTCGGCGCCGAAGAACTCCACCTGGAGAACCTCGACTCCGCCGCCGTCAACGTCCCCGTGCGGGCCGGTGCGCGGCTGACCTACCTCGCCGGGCAGTGGGCGCAGGAGTTCCAGCGCCACCAACTGGACCTGGTCCGCGGCCGGTTCGAGATGGCCTCCACCCAGGGCACCCCGGGGCACGCCTACGCCCCCTGGCTCGCCGTCCAGGACGCCGCCGAGACCGACGGCCCCGCCTACGGCCTCGCCCTGGAGTGGTCGGGGAACTGGCACATCACCACCGACGCCGAACCCGGCGGCGCGGTCCGGATCAGAGCGGGCCGGGTCCCCCACGAGGGGGCCGTCCTGCTGCGCCCCGGCGGAGCGCTCACCACCCCGCGGCTCGCCTGCGCCTTCAGCCCCGGAGGACTCGACGGCCTGTCCCGCGTCTGGCACCGCTACGAGCGGCAGCTGGCCGGCGACAGGCTGCACCGGACCCGCAAGGTGCTCTACAACTCCTGGGAGGCCACCGGCTTCGACGTCCAGGCCGGCGCGCAGCTCGAACTCGCCCGGATCGCCGCCGGGATGGGCGTCGAACTCTTCGTGGTGGACGACGGCTGGTTCACCGGCCGGCTCGACGAGAAGGGCGGCCTCGGCGACTGGCAGCCCGATCCGGCCGCCTTCCCGGCCGGCTTCGACGACTTCATCGCCCAGGTCCGCGCCACCGGGATGGACTTCGGCCTGTGGGTGGAACCCGAGGCGGTCAGCCCCGCCTCCCGCCTGTACGCCGAGCACCCTGACTGGGTCTACCGGACCGAGGGGCGCACCGCCACCCTGGTCCGCGAGCAGCTGCTGCTCGACCTCGGCCGCCCGGACGTCCAGGACTTCGTCATCGGCACCCTCGACACACTGCTCGGCGGCCACGACATCAGCTACCTGAAGTGGGACATGAACCGGCCGCCCACCGAACGCGGCCGGCCCGGCGCAGGACCCGCGGGGGAGCAGGACCTGGACGCCGCCCATGTGGCCGGCTACCTCCGGGTGCTCGACCACCTGCGGGCACGCCACCCGCAGGTCACCGTCGAGGGCTGCGCCGGCGGCGGCGCCCGGATCGAACACGCCACCTTGGCCCGTACCGACGTGGTCTGGCCCAGCGACAACACCGCCCCGCTGGACCGGCTCGCCATCCAGTACGGCTATCTGCACGCCCACGCCCCGCACACCATGAGCAGCTGGGTCACCGACGCCCCCGGCGTCTTCGACCCGCGGCCCCGCTCGCTCGCCTTCCGCTTCGTGCTCGCCGCTGCCGGCGTGCTCGGCATCGGCGCGGACCTGCGGCACTGGAGCGCCGGGCAGCGCGCCGAGGCCGCCGCCTGGGTCGCCCGGTACAAGCACCTGCGCGAGGTGATCCACCACGGACAGGCCCGGCTGCTCGGCGCCCCCACCGACGCCACCTGCGGCGTGCAGTACGACGCACCCGGCGGCGGCCGTACCGTCGTCGCCGCCTGGAGCACCGGCCGGCTCGACGGGGCGCCCCTGGTCCCCGGCCGCCCGGCCCGGCTGCGGCTGCGCGGCCTCGACCCGGCCGCCCGCTACCGGGACACCGCCACCGGCACCGAGTACAGCGGCGCCCATCTGCTCCACTACGGCCTGCCGCTGGCGTGGACCGCGACGTACGACGCCGACCTGATCGAGCTGCTGGACCCGACCGGGCGATGA
- a CDS encoding carbohydrate ABC transporter permease, which yields MSVTHAAAPAAEQGADTRPAPPRTTRGRRRVWGTVAFHTSAGLISALWLVPIAVVLITATRSFDDIAGHGLGSAPHSFTLGGFRQAWVDGGQQQALINSLLVSVPTVLVSLLLASMAAFALSRYDVPLRRVLLLLMLSGNLLPPQILLIPVSKLSEHLGIYDSLYALIGVQVGFGVGFYVFVLHGFMRAIPPEIQQAAVIDGAGPWQIYTRIILPLARPALAALTALAFTWIFNDLLWAITVLRSDTKMPITASLLGLQGQYVSQWNVIAAGSVIAAAPTVLVFLRFQRHFVAGLNLGAVK from the coding sequence ATGAGCGTCACCCACGCCGCCGCCCCCGCCGCCGAGCAGGGCGCGGACACCCGGCCGGCCCCGCCGCGCACCACCAGGGGACGGCGCCGCGTCTGGGGCACCGTCGCCTTCCACACCAGCGCCGGACTGATCTCCGCCCTGTGGCTGGTGCCCATCGCGGTCGTGCTGATCACCGCCACCCGCTCGTTCGACGACATCGCCGGACACGGCCTCGGCAGCGCCCCGCACTCCTTCACCCTCGGCGGCTTCCGCCAGGCATGGGTGGACGGCGGCCAGCAACAGGCCCTGATCAACAGCCTGCTCGTCTCCGTCCCCACCGTGCTGGTGTCCCTGCTGCTCGCCTCGATGGCCGCCTTCGCGCTGAGCCGCTACGACGTGCCGCTGCGCCGGGTACTGCTGCTGCTGATGCTCAGCGGCAATCTGCTGCCCCCGCAGATCCTGCTGATCCCGGTCTCCAAACTCAGCGAGCACCTGGGCATCTACGACTCGCTGTACGCGCTGATCGGCGTCCAGGTCGGCTTCGGCGTCGGCTTCTACGTCTTCGTCCTGCACGGCTTCATGCGGGCCATCCCGCCGGAGATCCAGCAGGCCGCGGTGATCGACGGCGCCGGACCCTGGCAGATCTACACCCGGATCATCCTGCCGCTGGCCCGTCCTGCGCTGGCCGCGCTCACCGCCCTGGCGTTCACCTGGATCTTCAACGACCTGCTCTGGGCGATCACCGTGCTGCGCAGCGACACCAAGATGCCCATCACCGCCTCGCTGCTCGGCCTGCAGGGCCAGTACGTCTCGCAGTGGAACGTGATCGCGGCCGGTTCGGTGATCGCCGCCGCCCCGACCGTCCTGGTCTTCCTCCGCTTCCAGCGGCACTTCGTGGCCGGACTCAACCTCGGAGCCGTCAAGTGA
- a CDS encoding carbohydrate ABC transporter permease, with translation MAVLTAAGRRTSRGGRKRATRVPPVVLAFVLVPLLAEGFWVFWPALQGFYLSLTKWDGISPPQFIGLGNYREMIHDTVFHTAILDTVLWLALFGGLSAVLGLGAALLLQQERRGVGFYRAALFLPVVFSLTATALVWQAMYQPDGLINKTLSGVGLGSLTHPWLADQDTALYAVIVPALWRQIGYVMVLYLAGLKGIDPALYEAAKVDGASKWQQLRHITLPQLRSVNAVVLSVIIIDSLRSFDVVWALTRGGPYHSSELLSTYMYSTAFQSLRLGYGSALAVVIFVLAFGVIASYLVRAFKEAD, from the coding sequence ATGGCGGTACTGACCGCCGCGGGCCGGCGCACCTCCCGCGGCGGGCGCAAGCGGGCCACCCGCGTCCCCCCGGTGGTGCTCGCCTTCGTCCTGGTGCCGCTGCTCGCCGAGGGCTTCTGGGTGTTCTGGCCGGCCCTGCAGGGCTTCTACCTGTCGCTGACCAAGTGGGACGGCATCTCCCCGCCGCAGTTCATCGGCCTGGGCAACTACCGGGAGATGATCCACGACACCGTCTTCCACACCGCGATCCTCGACACGGTGCTGTGGCTCGCGCTCTTCGGCGGCCTGTCGGCGGTCCTCGGCCTCGGCGCGGCACTGCTGCTCCAGCAGGAGCGCCGCGGGGTCGGCTTCTACCGGGCCGCCCTGTTCCTGCCGGTGGTCTTCTCGCTCACCGCCACCGCGCTGGTGTGGCAGGCGATGTACCAGCCGGACGGCCTGATCAACAAGACCCTCTCCGGAGTGGGCCTCGGCAGCCTCACCCACCCCTGGCTCGCCGACCAGGACACCGCCCTGTACGCGGTGATCGTGCCCGCGCTGTGGCGCCAGATCGGCTACGTCATGGTGCTCTACCTGGCCGGCCTCAAGGGCATCGACCCGGCGCTCTACGAGGCCGCCAAGGTGGACGGCGCGAGCAAGTGGCAGCAGCTGCGGCACATCACCCTCCCGCAGCTGCGCAGTGTCAACGCCGTGGTCCTGTCGGTGATCATCATCGACAGTCTGCGCTCCTTCGACGTCGTCTGGGCCCTCACCCGCGGCGGCCCGTACCACTCCTCGGAACTGCTCAGCACCTACATGTACTCCACCGCCTTCCAGTCCCTGCGGCTCGGCTACGGCTCCGCGCTCGCCGTGGTCATCTTCGTGCTGGCCTTCGGCGTCATCGCCTCCTACCTGGTCCGCGCGTTCAAGGAGGCCGACTGA
- a CDS encoding ABC transporter substrate-binding protein — MNTANISPTNRRQFLAGAGALGAAALMSGCVTSSSSGGSSSQSSGTVSVQSNLSSPQAKSAMENLVAAFNKRGGPKAKLNTVASETFRTQLPTYLTSANPPDLLTWYPGSVADTYAKKNLLLDVSDIWTTGELAGYSDAQKKLCTDSAGAKVFVPASYNWWGVFYKKSNFARWGVQEPTTWDEFMALCDTLKSKGVTPIGLGAGSGTAWVASAWFDYLNIRINGAQYHRDLLAGKHRFDDPEVHKVFDKWTEALPYFDPNGTALAFQDATTALLNNRTGMMLIGTFFADAAPKDQVGDLDFFRFPVIDPKVPLAEEGPTDGYFASAHTKHKDEVKQLMSWLATVEAQETYLKGSSGISIPVNPKAKDSGTPLVKKGRALIENAPDITQFFNRDSSDALQPTADTALTKFLAKPKEINSILTTWQRDAQKIWSQ; from the coding sequence ATGAACACCGCGAACATCTCACCGACGAACCGCCGTCAGTTCCTGGCCGGCGCCGGCGCCCTCGGAGCCGCCGCCCTGATGAGCGGCTGCGTCACGTCCAGCTCGTCCGGCGGCAGCAGCAGCCAGTCCAGCGGCACGGTCAGCGTGCAGTCCAACCTCTCCTCGCCGCAGGCGAAGTCCGCGATGGAGAACCTGGTGGCCGCCTTCAACAAGCGCGGCGGCCCCAAGGCGAAGCTCAACACCGTCGCCTCGGAGACCTTCCGGACCCAGCTGCCGACGTACCTCACCTCCGCCAACCCGCCGGACCTGCTCACCTGGTACCCCGGCTCGGTCGCGGACACGTACGCCAAGAAGAACCTGCTGCTGGACGTCAGCGACATCTGGACCACCGGTGAACTGGCCGGCTACTCCGACGCGCAGAAGAAGCTCTGCACCGACTCGGCCGGCGCCAAGGTGTTCGTGCCCGCCAGCTACAACTGGTGGGGCGTGTTCTACAAGAAGTCCAACTTCGCGCGCTGGGGCGTCCAGGAGCCCACGACCTGGGACGAGTTCATGGCGCTGTGCGACACCCTGAAGTCCAAGGGCGTCACCCCGATCGGCCTCGGCGCCGGCAGCGGCACCGCCTGGGTCGCCTCCGCGTGGTTCGACTACCTCAACATCCGGATCAACGGCGCCCAGTACCACCGCGACCTGCTGGCCGGAAAGCACCGCTTCGACGACCCCGAGGTGCACAAGGTCTTCGACAAGTGGACCGAGGCGCTGCCGTACTTCGACCCCAACGGCACCGCGCTCGCCTTCCAGGACGCCACCACCGCACTGCTCAACAACCGCACCGGCATGATGCTGATCGGCACCTTCTTCGCCGACGCCGCCCCCAAGGACCAGGTCGGCGACCTCGACTTCTTCCGCTTCCCGGTGATCGACCCCAAGGTCCCGCTCGCCGAAGAGGGCCCCACCGACGGCTACTTCGCCAGCGCGCACACCAAGCACAAGGACGAGGTGAAGCAGCTGATGAGCTGGCTGGCCACCGTCGAGGCACAGGAGACCTACCTCAAGGGGTCGTCCGGCATCTCCATCCCGGTCAACCCCAAGGCCAAGGACTCCGGCACCCCGCTGGTGAAGAAGGGCCGCGCGCTGATAGAGAACGCGCCCGACATCACCCAGTTCTTCAACCGCGACTCCAGCGACGCCCTGCAGCCCACCGCGGACACCGCGCTGACGAAGTTCCTCGCCAAGCCCAAGGAGATCAACTCGATCCTCACCACCTGGCAGCGCGACGCACAGAAGATCTGGAGCCAGTGA